A section of the Spirosoma pollinicola genome encodes:
- a CDS encoding McrC family protein, with the protein MTFLFSVIENGLIGREGRWTESPPAGTFLPDSVFEALRQFVFENENADGLFSFTVQKGRECIRVRNYVGLLTLPDGSQLEILPKIENQANAKPLLLNMLRYLRHSPFRTIRVAQSKAVKMPLWEVFITAFLDTIEPLAQQGIQRAYVSVDSNERFWKGKFQATRQQRENGFHAERLAVMYDTLTANVPPNRILKSALLYLNGKSADKANQYRIRQLLWVLDEVPPTESITNDLTAIRRNSRLFARYEAALLWAKTLLLGQGLGVRSGNTSSLSLLFPMERVFEDYVAYGLRTYWPNADEVRVQESSVHLVEEHVGIPKFRLRPDIIIRHNDRVFILDTKWKQVNGQQPGENEVTGSYGIEQSDLYQLFAYGKKYDADDLFLIYPANETFHKALPVFGYDATTRLHVVPFDLSNSLAGEVEKLADYALSY; encoded by the coding sequence ATGACTTTCCTTTTTTCGGTAATTGAAAACGGGCTGATTGGTCGGGAGGGGAGATGGACTGAATCCCCGCCAGCAGGAACGTTTCTGCCCGATTCGGTCTTTGAGGCACTTCGGCAGTTTGTGTTCGAGAACGAAAATGCCGATGGGCTGTTCTCATTTACCGTACAAAAAGGGAGGGAGTGTATACGCGTTCGCAATTATGTTGGCCTACTGACCTTACCGGATGGTTCACAACTTGAGATTTTGCCCAAGATCGAGAATCAAGCTAATGCCAAACCGTTGCTACTCAATATGCTTCGTTATTTGCGCCATAGCCCGTTTCGGACTATCCGGGTTGCCCAGTCAAAGGCCGTAAAAATGCCATTATGGGAAGTGTTTATCACCGCTTTTCTGGATACGATTGAACCCCTGGCCCAACAGGGCATACAGCGGGCTTACGTGTCGGTCGACAGCAACGAACGTTTCTGGAAAGGGAAATTTCAGGCCACCCGGCAGCAACGCGAAAACGGCTTCCATGCAGAGCGGTTGGCCGTTATGTATGACACGCTGACCGCTAATGTGCCTCCCAACCGAATCCTGAAATCGGCTTTATTGTATCTGAACGGCAAATCGGCCGACAAGGCAAATCAGTATCGGATTCGGCAACTGTTGTGGGTGCTGGACGAGGTACCACCTACCGAATCTATAACCAATGATTTGACCGCTATCCGGCGAAATAGTCGCCTGTTTGCGCGTTACGAAGCCGCCTTACTCTGGGCAAAAACGCTGCTTCTTGGACAAGGGCTGGGGGTTAGATCGGGTAATACATCGAGCCTGTCCCTGTTGTTTCCAATGGAACGGGTGTTTGAAGATTATGTGGCATATGGCCTGCGAACCTACTGGCCCAATGCCGATGAGGTCCGCGTGCAGGAGTCGTCCGTTCATTTGGTCGAGGAGCATGTGGGTATACCCAAATTCAGGCTTCGGCCCGACATCATTATACGGCATAACGACCGTGTATTCATACTGGATACCAAATGGAAGCAGGTAAATGGACAACAGCCTGGAGAGAATGAGGTTACAGGGTCATACGGTATCGAACAGTCTGATCTGTACCAGTTGTTTGCATACGGAAAAAAGTATGATGCCGACGACCTGTTTCTGATTTATCCCGCCAATGAGACCTTCCACAAGGCATTGCCTGTATTTGGCTACGATGCCACCACCCGATTACACGTCGTGCCCTTCGACCTGAGCAATTCACTGGCTGGTGAAGTAGAAAAATTAGCTGATTACGCTTTATCGTACTAA
- a CDS encoding VCBS repeat-containing protein → MSTSEISNNLKTLARFFIPLSIVLLAACQDSKQPNDATAAGGPPLFTSLSPEQTGVTFANNLTEGLNTNVLMYEYFYNGAGVAVGDLNGDGLDDIFFSGNMVPNQLYLNKGGMKFTDITATAGVAGREGPWRTGVSMADVNGDGRLDLFVCYSGSLPPQKRIPQLFINDGPDAQGIPHFSEQTAQYGLDQPGQTTQGAFFDYDLDGDLDLFLLNHNPRLLPILDPQATAAIMKQPNPDIGVRLLKNTGKRFEDVTGKSGLSNSVLSYGLGVGVSDLNADGWPDLYVSNDYGVPDYLYINNQGGRNGGPVFTNQLKNSIGHTSNFSMGNDVADVNNDSRPDIMTLDMLPEDNKRQKLLMAPDNYDKFDLAVQSGFYYQHMRNMLQINEGVGQGSSSLKGVPLFSEVGQMAGVSNTDWSWSPLLADYDNDGWKDLYITNGYVRDYTNMDFLKYMTDYMQNRPANFRREDVLDLVHRIPSSNVMNYMFQNRGSQTNEVTFANVGTAWGLNQHSNSTGAAYADLDNDGDLDLIVNNTNQPAFIFQNEANKERKHHYLSLQLAGSGANTQGVGTKVTLYQKGKQQYIEQMPIRGYQSSMSPKLHFGLGTDAGIDSVRIIWPTGKQQVLTNVKSDQLLKVDEKDARSVYKAPQRTPSLFREVSSPVVYADPVKKINDFKRQSQLVNAQSFNGPCMVKADVNGDGREDIYVGGGSGQAAFLFVQQASGQFSKLAQPAFDADKLSNDANAVFFDANADGFPDLYVCSGGYDNLLPDDPNLQDRLYLNDGKGKFTKALGALPVMLTSTSCARVADVNGDGRPDLFVGGRVIPGRYPEAPKSYLLINTGKGQGGQPKFTDQTTQLAPMLSTLGMVTDAAWVDLNADRKPELIVVGEWMPVMVLSMTNGKLTDQTKTYFDKEYRGWWNKLLIDDFNGDGRPDLVVGNQGLNTQCRATDNEPAELIYKDFDNNGKVDPILCLYVQGKSYPYASRDELLDQLGMLRHRFTNYDSYSNATLADVFTEAELTGTNKLTTNQLTTTYFASTTGGKLVEKPLPVSAQISPVFTLTSLDYDQDGHKDLLLCGNAVQVRLRFGRSDANEGLLLRGDGRGGFVAVPQPRSGFRLSGDVRTVLPVGNTLLFGINQQGIRAYQSVNAK, encoded by the coding sequence ATGTCAACTTCTGAAATATCGAATAATTTGAAAACGCTGGCCCGTTTTTTTATCCCGTTAAGTATAGTCTTACTAGCTGCCTGTCAAGATTCCAAGCAACCGAATGATGCCACTGCCGCTGGTGGGCCACCACTGTTTACATCCCTTTCGCCAGAACAAACCGGGGTCACGTTTGCCAATAACCTAACAGAAGGGCTTAACACCAACGTACTGATGTATGAGTACTTCTATAATGGTGCGGGGGTAGCCGTTGGTGATCTGAACGGCGACGGACTGGACGATATTTTCTTTAGCGGCAACATGGTTCCCAACCAGTTGTACCTCAACAAGGGCGGTATGAAATTTACGGACATTACCGCAACGGCAGGTGTCGCCGGGCGAGAAGGCCCCTGGCGAACCGGCGTTTCTATGGCCGATGTCAATGGCGATGGGCGGCTCGATCTCTTTGTTTGCTACTCGGGGAGTTTACCACCGCAAAAACGGATTCCGCAATTATTCATTAACGATGGGCCGGATGCTCAGGGAATTCCGCACTTCTCAGAACAAACGGCGCAATATGGCCTGGATCAACCAGGTCAGACCACGCAGGGTGCTTTTTTTGATTACGACCTCGATGGCGACCTGGATCTCTTTTTACTGAACCACAATCCGCGACTGTTACCGATACTCGATCCACAGGCAACGGCGGCAATAATGAAACAACCCAATCCGGATATTGGTGTTCGCCTATTGAAAAATACCGGCAAGCGGTTTGAAGACGTTACCGGAAAGTCGGGTCTGAGTAATTCGGTATTGAGTTATGGTCTGGGCGTGGGTGTATCGGATTTGAATGCCGATGGCTGGCCGGATCTGTATGTCTCCAATGATTATGGCGTGCCCGATTACCTCTACATCAATAACCAGGGCGGGCGGAATGGCGGGCCAGTGTTTACAAACCAGTTGAAAAACAGCATTGGGCACACATCCAACTTTTCGATGGGTAACGATGTGGCCGATGTCAATAATGACAGCCGCCCCGACATTATGACGCTCGATATGCTGCCCGAAGATAACAAGCGGCAGAAATTGTTAATGGCCCCCGACAATTACGACAAATTTGATCTGGCTGTTCAGTCGGGATTTTATTATCAGCACATGCGGAATATGTTGCAGATAAATGAAGGCGTAGGGCAGGGAAGCTCATCACTAAAGGGCGTTCCTTTATTTAGTGAAGTTGGCCAAATGGCGGGTGTTTCAAACACCGACTGGAGCTGGTCTCCGCTTTTGGCTGACTACGACAATGATGGCTGGAAAGACCTGTATATCACAAACGGATACGTCCGTGATTACACAAACATGGATTTCCTGAAATACATGACTGACTACATGCAGAACCGCCCGGCCAATTTCCGGCGCGAAGATGTACTTGATTTGGTTCATCGAATTCCATCGTCGAACGTTATGAACTATATGTTTCAGAATCGGGGCAGCCAAACGAATGAGGTGACGTTTGCCAACGTAGGCACTGCCTGGGGGCTGAATCAGCACTCCAATAGCACGGGCGCTGCTTATGCCGATTTAGACAATGATGGTGATCTGGACCTGATTGTTAATAACACCAACCAACCAGCGTTTATCTTTCAGAATGAAGCAAATAAAGAACGAAAACACCATTATCTAAGTCTTCAACTCGCCGGTAGTGGAGCCAATACACAGGGCGTAGGCACCAAAGTGACACTCTATCAAAAGGGAAAACAGCAGTACATTGAGCAGATGCCCATACGGGGCTATCAATCGAGTATGTCGCCAAAGTTGCACTTCGGGTTAGGCACCGATGCCGGTATAGATTCGGTACGCATTATTTGGCCAACGGGTAAACAGCAAGTACTGACAAACGTAAAATCGGATCAACTGCTAAAGGTGGATGAGAAAGATGCGCGTTCTGTCTACAAAGCGCCACAACGTACGCCCTCACTTTTCCGGGAAGTAAGCTCGCCGGTCGTTTACGCAGACCCGGTAAAGAAAATTAATGATTTTAAACGCCAGTCTCAGCTAGTCAATGCACAGTCGTTCAATGGTCCCTGTATGGTAAAGGCCGATGTCAATGGCGATGGCCGGGAGGATATTTACGTTGGAGGTGGGAGCGGGCAGGCGGCTTTTTTATTTGTTCAGCAGGCTTCGGGGCAGTTTAGTAAACTGGCACAACCCGCTTTTGACGCCGATAAATTGAGTAATGATGCCAATGCCGTTTTCTTCGATGCCAATGCCGACGGTTTTCCTGATCTCTATGTATGCAGTGGCGGCTACGACAATTTGCTCCCCGACGACCCGAATTTGCAGGATCGGCTCTATCTGAACGATGGCAAAGGAAAGTTCACGAAAGCCTTGGGCGCGTTGCCCGTCATGCTGACCAGCACAAGCTGCGCCAGAGTAGCGGATGTGAACGGCGACGGTCGCCCTGATTTGTTTGTGGGTGGTAGGGTTATACCGGGTCGCTACCCCGAAGCGCCCAAGAGCTACCTGCTCATTAACACTGGTAAGGGACAGGGTGGCCAACCCAAATTCACCGATCAAACAACTCAACTCGCGCCTATGCTCTCGACATTAGGCATGGTAACCGATGCGGCCTGGGTCGACTTAAATGCCGACCGTAAACCAGAATTGATCGTTGTGGGCGAGTGGATGCCTGTGATGGTGCTGAGTATGACAAACGGAAAGCTGACCGACCAGACAAAAACATACTTTGACAAAGAGTACCGGGGCTGGTGGAATAAACTGCTGATCGATGATTTCAACGGCGACGGTCGCCCCGATCTGGTCGTTGGCAATCAGGGTCTGAACACTCAATGTCGGGCTACGGACAACGAGCCTGCCGAGTTGATTTACAAAGACTTCGATAACAACGGTAAAGTCGACCCAATTTTGTGCCTGTATGTGCAGGGTAAAAGCTATCCCTATGCCAGCCGCGACGAACTCCTCGATCAGCTAGGTATGTTGCGCCACCGATTTACGAATTACGATAGCTATTCAAATGCCACGTTGGCTGATGTGTTCACGGAAGCGGAACTGACAGGCACGAATAAACTGACCACCAATCAGTTGACCACGACCTATTTTGCCAGTACAACTGGTGGCAAACTGGTCGAAAAACCATTACCGGTATCGGCCCAAATTTCACCCGTCTTCACACTGACATCGCTGGATTATGATCAGGATGGGCACAAAGACCTTTTATTGTGTGGCAACGCGGTACAGGTCCGATTGCGTTTTGGCCGATCAGATGCCAACGAAGGATTGTTGCTACGGGGCGATGGGCGAGGAGGATTTGTTGCGGTACCACAACCTCGCTCAGGCTTCCGGCTGTCGGGTGATGTGCGAACGGTGTTGCCCGTGGGTAATACGTTATTGTTTGGTATTAATCAACAAGGCATTCGGGCGTATCAATCAGTAAATGCTAAATGA
- a CDS encoding SusC/RagA family TonB-linked outer membrane protein — MQKQFTNQRVFFLQKSTLQTNASWSRRLAFCSLFLLSLLGSLGAQAQSKVTGKVTDAQGLALPGVSIVVKGTTTGTVSSAQGDYTLNLARGNETIVFSYIGFLTQEVSAASKSTINITLASDDKMLNEVIVVGYGEQKKETVTGSVATVKGSELIKSPAMNLSNSIAGRMPGVIATNASGEPGYDGAAIKIRGSNTLGNNDALIVIDGVPARAGGIDRLNPADIESISVLKDASAAIYGSRAANGVILVTTKRGKTGKPELSYSFNQGFAQATVIPKMATAAQYAELNNEINLYNLPAQYWKDGSAAFKSTGSYTRPDNGSIAKAAFTPDDIKKFQDGSDPWGHPNTDWFGAALKTWSPQSRHTLQLVGGSENVKYLTSVNYQNQDGYYKNSATGYKQYDFRMNLDAKVSKYISTVVGVVGRQENRFFPTVGAGSIFRMLMRGYPNKPAFWPSGQPAPDIENGQQPVLVTTDATGYDKDTRYYLQSNASVTVTNPWIAGLKFTGSVALDKYIQQGKTWQTPWFVYSWDYTSYDANKQPLLQRVQKGPAQATLNQYTNDQFNSLLSGILSYDHVFGGSHAVTLLAGITKEQSNSNGFSGYRKYFASTAIDQLFAGGSAEKNSNTTAAWQRARMSYFGRAGYNFKEKYLAEFLWRYDGSYMFPASSRWGFFPGVTAGWRLSEENFIKKSMPAISSLKLRASWGQLGNDQVYFNGALREYDYLPTYAYGDVANSAFGYVTGGQVSQTLYENGVPNPTLTWEVANNSDIGLEGSLFNGKVFFEFDVFQNKRSNILWRKSASIPQTTGMTLPATNIGKVTNKGYEFRVGYNGQVGELKYNVSVNGGYAKNTITFWDETPGAPEWQKSTGKPIPSNVNDPNQQNGTLLYQYDGIYSTQAEIDANKLDYSGVGASLLRPGDMRLKDINGDGKINGDDRVRADRNNQPRFQGGFNASLRYRNFDFSLLVQASTGGQIFLQTESGTIGNFLQYSYDHRWTVDNPSTVDPRIVDRSNQYFSNGTSYWLKSTDYARLKNVEIGYTLPGTIGSKIGLSTLRVYVNGLNLLTYAPAMKGIFDPESTSGSAQYYPQARVINTGVTVSF; from the coding sequence ATGCAAAAACAATTTACTAACCAGAGGGTCTTCTTTCTACAGAAGAGTACCTTACAGACAAACGCGTCCTGGTCACGACGACTCGCGTTCTGCTCCCTGTTTTTACTCAGTCTGCTGGGTTCACTGGGCGCTCAGGCCCAGTCGAAAGTGACGGGCAAAGTCACCGATGCTCAGGGCCTGGCCCTGCCCGGTGTCAGTATTGTGGTGAAAGGCACCACCACCGGAACGGTCTCCTCGGCACAAGGCGACTATACATTGAATTTGGCGCGTGGCAACGAGACAATTGTGTTCTCTTACATTGGCTTCCTGACCCAGGAAGTGTCAGCGGCTAGCAAATCGACCATTAACATTACCCTGGCTTCAGACGACAAGATGTTGAATGAAGTTATTGTGGTGGGATATGGTGAGCAAAAGAAAGAAACCGTAACGGGTTCTGTTGCCACTGTAAAAGGGAGCGAACTTATCAAATCACCGGCCATGAACCTCTCGAACTCCATTGCGGGGCGGATGCCGGGTGTCATTGCAACCAATGCCAGTGGCGAACCGGGTTATGATGGGGCCGCTATTAAAATTCGGGGCTCGAACACGTTAGGAAACAACGACGCTCTGATCGTAATTGACGGGGTTCCGGCTCGGGCCGGGGGGATCGACCGGCTCAATCCAGCCGATATTGAAAGTATCTCGGTCCTGAAAGATGCTTCGGCAGCTATTTATGGCTCACGGGCGGCTAACGGGGTTATTCTGGTCACCACCAAGCGGGGTAAGACCGGCAAGCCCGAATTGTCCTATAGCTTCAACCAGGGCTTTGCGCAGGCAACGGTGATTCCTAAAATGGCAACGGCTGCACAGTATGCTGAGTTGAACAACGAGATCAACTTATATAACTTACCGGCTCAATATTGGAAAGATGGCTCGGCGGCTTTCAAATCCACCGGTAGTTATACACGTCCTGATAATGGTTCGATCGCTAAAGCGGCTTTCACCCCGGATGATATTAAAAAGTTTCAGGATGGGTCTGATCCCTGGGGCCACCCCAATACGGATTGGTTCGGGGCAGCCCTGAAAACCTGGTCTCCTCAGTCGCGCCATACGTTGCAACTGGTGGGTGGCTCGGAAAATGTGAAATACCTCACCTCTGTGAACTACCAGAATCAGGATGGCTACTATAAGAACTCGGCAACGGGCTACAAGCAGTACGACTTCCGGATGAACCTGGATGCCAAGGTTAGTAAGTACATCAGCACGGTTGTGGGTGTTGTCGGTCGTCAGGAAAACCGGTTTTTCCCAACTGTCGGTGCAGGCTCTATTTTCCGGATGCTGATGCGGGGTTATCCCAACAAACCCGCGTTCTGGCCGAGTGGTCAGCCTGCTCCCGATATTGAAAACGGCCAACAGCCGGTACTGGTCACAACAGATGCCACGGGTTACGATAAAGACACCCGCTATTATCTCCAAAGCAATGCCAGCGTAACGGTAACCAACCCGTGGATAGCTGGATTGAAATTTACCGGTAGTGTGGCGCTGGATAAATATATTCAGCAAGGCAAAACCTGGCAAACCCCCTGGTTCGTTTATAGCTGGGATTACACCTCCTACGATGCCAACAAGCAACCATTGCTACAACGGGTACAAAAAGGGCCTGCTCAGGCAACGCTTAACCAGTACACCAACGACCAGTTCAACTCGCTGCTATCGGGTATCCTCTCCTACGACCATGTCTTCGGTGGTAGTCATGCAGTAACGTTGTTGGCTGGTATAACCAAAGAGCAATCGAATTCGAACGGCTTCTCGGGTTACCGGAAGTATTTTGCGTCGACGGCCATCGATCAGTTATTTGCGGGTGGTAGTGCTGAGAAAAACAGCAATACGACAGCAGCCTGGCAACGGGCTCGTATGAGCTATTTTGGTCGGGCTGGTTATAACTTCAAAGAAAAATACCTGGCTGAATTCCTGTGGCGGTATGATGGTTCCTACATGTTCCCGGCATCGAGCCGGTGGGGTTTCTTCCCCGGCGTAACGGCGGGCTGGAGACTGTCAGAAGAAAATTTCATCAAGAAGAGCATGCCTGCCATCAGTTCACTCAAGTTGCGGGCCTCATGGGGTCAGTTGGGGAATGACCAGGTGTATTTCAACGGCGCTTTACGAGAGTATGATTACCTGCCAACCTATGCCTATGGCGACGTTGCCAACTCGGCTTTCGGGTACGTAACAGGTGGTCAGGTCTCGCAAACGCTGTATGAAAATGGTGTACCTAACCCGACACTTACCTGGGAGGTTGCCAACAACTCTGACATCGGTCTGGAAGGGTCGTTGTTTAATGGTAAAGTATTCTTCGAATTCGACGTATTCCAAAACAAGCGGTCGAACATCCTGTGGCGTAAGAGTGCTTCCATTCCCCAAACAACGGGCATGACCCTGCCAGCAACCAACATCGGTAAAGTTACCAACAAAGGGTATGAGTTCCGGGTAGGTTACAATGGTCAGGTGGGCGAGTTGAAGTATAACGTGAGTGTAAACGGCGGGTATGCCAAGAACACCATTACGTTCTGGGACGAAACGCCGGGTGCACCCGAATGGCAGAAGTCGACGGGCAAACCAATTCCAAGTAACGTCAATGATCCCAATCAGCAGAACGGTACACTCTTGTATCAATATGATGGCATCTACTCGACCCAGGCTGAAATTGATGCCAATAAGCTGGATTACAGCGGAGTTGGCGCGAGCTTGCTACGGCCTGGCGACATGAGACTGAAGGATATCAACGGCGATGGTAAAATCAATGGCGATGACCGTGTGCGGGCTGACCGCAACAACCAACCTCGTTTTCAGGGTGGTTTCAACGCAAGTCTCCGCTATCGGAATTTTGACTTTAGTCTGTTGGTGCAAGCGTCAACGGGTGGTCAGATCTTCCTGCAAACCGAGTCGGGTACGATTGGTAACTTCCTGCAATACAGCTATGATCACCGCTGGACGGTAGACAACCCAAGCACGGTTGATCCTCGTATTGTAGACCGCAGCAACCAGTACTTCTCCAATGGCACCAGCTACTGGCTGAAAAGCACTGATTATGCTCGATTGAAGAACGTAGAAATTGGCTATACATTACCAGGTACAATTGGCAGCAAGATTGGCCTAAGTACCCTACGGGTATATGTCAACGGACTGAATCTGCTAACATACGCTCCGGCTATGAAAGGCATCTTCGATCCTGAATCGACTAGCGGCAGCGCACAGTATTATCCTCAGGCACGGGTTATCAACACGGGTGTAACAGTTAGTTTCTAA
- a CDS encoding RagB/SusD family nutrient uptake outer membrane protein, translating to MNHIIKTLSFGLLVGVTMVACNSDFLDTKPLDKVSGSAVWNDQALSEAFVTDVYNGLRDGILDQMNLDCQTDNALFSFGKQDVAEANVSPSNLGTVKNTMEWSAMYARIRAANIAIANLAKPQFDNSSGIADRMKGEMYFMRGYFYNQLLRYHGGIPIIKSPYTLDNPDFTITRNTYEQCVNAIVSDLDSAAILLKGKTLASGRATQGAAMALKARVLLYAASDLHDIPTAKAKSSVIAAFSNPELLGYVSGDRTARWQKAKDAAKAVIDLNQYGYKLNLTAPVTAAEGQQNYINLYLSRNGGEADGIFLKYYIRASADDWGSWYPRNNMPNGYHGWTSSEPTQNLVDGYEMMDGSKFDWSNPAHASAPYENRDPRFYASILYDGAQWKPRTPDGAGIDPAGQIQMGEYEVGSSASPTKFSGLDTRNSSIENWNGTWTGYAIRKFMDPDPTLVDQNIRQEVPSIQIRFTEVVFNYAEACLALGQEAEAKSWINKIRFRVGMPAITESGAALVARYQNERNIEMLFEEQRFYDVRRWMTAPATQGKQAQIITITGKLKPGKSVTTYKYSKDNYTYSYSTQDLGTGKENRKWADKVYFLPISRDEINRNSKLVQNPGY from the coding sequence ATGAATCATATAATAAAGACACTGTCGTTTGGCCTATTGGTGGGTGTTACGATGGTAGCCTGTAACAGCGACTTTCTGGACACTAAGCCCCTCGATAAGGTGTCGGGTAGTGCAGTCTGGAACGATCAGGCTCTTTCAGAAGCTTTCGTAACGGATGTGTACAATGGTCTGCGCGATGGTATCCTGGATCAAATGAATCTGGACTGCCAGACCGACAATGCCCTCTTTAGCTTTGGCAAGCAAGATGTTGCCGAAGCAAACGTGAGTCCATCCAACTTGGGTACAGTGAAGAATACCATGGAATGGAGTGCCATGTATGCCCGTATCCGGGCTGCAAACATTGCCATTGCTAATCTGGCTAAACCCCAGTTTGATAACAGCAGTGGCATTGCCGACCGGATGAAAGGGGAGATGTACTTTATGCGGGGTTATTTTTATAACCAGCTATTGCGTTATCATGGTGGGATACCCATCATCAAATCGCCTTATACGCTGGATAATCCTGATTTTACCATCACGCGTAATACCTACGAACAGTGTGTAAATGCCATCGTCAGTGACCTGGACTCAGCCGCTATCCTGCTCAAAGGCAAGACCCTGGCCAGTGGTCGGGCTACTCAAGGGGCAGCTATGGCACTTAAAGCGCGGGTGTTATTGTATGCTGCCAGTGATCTGCACGACATCCCAACGGCCAAAGCTAAGTCGAGTGTGATTGCCGCTTTCAGCAATCCTGAGTTACTGGGCTACGTGAGTGGCGACCGGACGGCGCGGTGGCAGAAAGCCAAAGATGCCGCCAAAGCTGTAATTGACCTCAACCAATACGGCTACAAGCTCAACCTGACGGCTCCGGTCACCGCGGCCGAAGGCCAGCAGAACTACATCAACCTGTATTTGTCCCGCAACGGGGGCGAAGCGGATGGGATCTTCCTGAAGTATTACATCCGGGCATCGGCTGATGACTGGGGTTCCTGGTATCCTCGCAACAACATGCCTAATGGCTACCACGGCTGGACATCGAGTGAACCCACTCAGAACTTAGTCGATGGCTATGAGATGATGGACGGTAGTAAGTTCGATTGGAGCAATCCGGCACATGCGTCGGCACCTTACGAAAACCGGGACCCTCGCTTCTACGCGTCGATTCTGTATGATGGAGCGCAATGGAAGCCCCGTACACCCGATGGTGCCGGTATTGATCCGGCTGGTCAAATCCAGATGGGTGAATATGAAGTTGGTAGTTCAGCATCTCCAACCAAGTTTTCAGGCTTAGATACCCGCAACAGTTCGATCGAGAACTGGAACGGTACCTGGACCGGCTACGCTATCCGCAAGTTCATGGATCCGGATCCAACGTTGGTGGATCAGAACATTCGTCAGGAAGTTCCTTCTATTCAAATTCGTTTCACGGAGGTGGTCTTCAACTATGCCGAAGCTTGCCTCGCGCTGGGTCAGGAAGCCGAAGCTAAAAGCTGGATCAACAAGATTCGTTTCCGGGTGGGCATGCCCGCCATTACCGAGTCGGGTGCAGCCTTAGTGGCGCGTTACCAGAACGAGCGGAACATCGAGATGCTGTTTGAAGAGCAACGTTTCTATGATGTGCGTCGCTGGATGACGGCTCCCGCCACACAGGGCAAGCAGGCGCAGATCATTACTATTACGGGTAAACTGAAGCCGGGCAAATCGGTCACAACCTACAAGTATAGTAAGGATAATTACACCTACAGCTATAGCACACAAGATTTGGGAACGGGTAAAGAGAACCGGAAATGGGCAGATAAAGTCTATTTCCTGCCGATCAGCCGGGATGAGATCAACCGAAATAGCAAACTGGTTCAGAATCCAGGCTACTAA